From Antedon mediterranea chromosome 9, ecAntMedi1.1, whole genome shotgun sequence, a single genomic window includes:
- the LOC140058733 gene encoding uncharacterized protein encodes METYRYLYRFPMILILVGLVVGVNSQFLIDPQSAEVTQGADHGLECVVNRTYLAGYYFVAWTKDSEVFSARNQIDKVALENINGEDPEDRYTITKIDQGNTGTYKLIIDSVKGVDSGNYQCVICQHPPTSYECTAITDFKSTVATLNVLYTPSVPEYPECTGLDSSATVSVGTQVEVTCVSEIGDPKVQLQWHKDGVPLSSTITEREDNNRLYLIYTFTAELSHTGMVLSCSSTSSYFTSYSESCRFNALNVVDMPVVAATSGAAEDEEGSQTTPVSEYSSDSCAAAINKSIKCLQIFGKFLEGN; translated from the coding sequence ATGGAAACGTATAGATATCTATACCGTTTTCCGATGATTTTAATTCTTGTTGGCTTGGTTGTTGGTGTTAATTCTCAGTTTTTAATAGATCCACAATCTGCTGAAGTGACACAGGGTGCAGACCATGGGTTGGAATGTGTTGTCAACAGAACCTATCTTGCTGGTTATTATTTTGTTGCATGGACTAAAGATTCTGAGGTTTTCTCGGCACGTAACCAAATTGATAAGGTTGCTTTAGAAAATATAAATGGTGAAGACCCCGAAGATCGATACACAATTACCAAAATTGACCAAGGTAACACAGGAACGTataaattgattattgattCAGTAAAAGGTGTAGATTCTGGAAATTATCAATGTGTAATTTGTCAACATCCGCCAACTTCATATGAGTGTACAGCCATTACAGATTTTAAATCTACTGTAGCAACATTGAATGTCTTGTATACCCCATCAGTCCCTGAATATCCAGAATGTACTGGTTTGGACAGTTCTGCAACCGTGTCTGTTGGAACTCAAGTTGAGGTGACATGTGTGTCGGAAATTGGTGATCCAAAGGTTCAATTGCAATGGCATAAGGATGGGGTACCGTTATCAAGTACAATAACTGAAAGAGAAGATAATAACAGACTTTATCTTATATACACTTTTACAGCAGAACTCTCTCATACTGGTATGGTTTTAAGCTGCTCTTCTACAAGCTCATATTTTACATCATACTCTGAATCGTGTCGCTTTAATGCGCTGAATGTTGTTGACATGCCAGTGGTGGCTGCTACTTCAGGAGCTGCAGAGGATGAAGAAGGATCGCAAACAACACCTGTATCAGAATATAGTAGTGATTCTTGTGCAGCGGCTATTAATAAATCTATAAAATGTTTGCAAATTTTTGGTAAATTTTTAGAGggtaattaa